The genomic DNA TATGGCGGAACGTCACCGCACAGAACTGGTCTGAAGTGCGGCCGGAGGATTTCACCACCAAACGACTGGAGGGGTTGCGGGGGTACTTCGGCCTCTACATCGTCCTGTTCCTCACGCTTCTGGCCGTGGCGACTCTCGGGGGTATGACCTCTGTGCTTATGGGAAATGATATTTCGAACGCCGCGTTTGCAGCGTCGGTCTCTCTGAATGCTGTGCTGATAGCGTCGCACGCAGTTCTGTCGGCATTGCTAATGATGGCGGTTCTATGGCTATTCAGGGCCGTGAGTTTGATCCAGGTATCGCTTTCTCCGGGGCGCGCGCTACGCACCGCAGCGGAGGCGGTGGGATGGGGTACCGCGGGAGGCGCGTTATTTGGTGCACTGGTCCCTCTGCTAATCACCTTCGAGCCAGTGGCGATCCTGTTTGGGGCCGGATCTGACGGTGGTGCGATCTATGAACCCAATATAATTGTAAAACTTTCCGCGATTGGCGCGGTCGGAGGCCTGTTGTTCGGCGCTGCGATGATTCCATCGCTAGTGCTGCCGAGTGCCGAAAATCTGCTCTATCGCCGGCTCCTAGGCCCGGTGGTTTATTGCGTGATCATCGGGATCACGTCGTTGAGCATGGCGCCGATCGGCCGGACGGGAAGGGAGCTTCTCGATATGAACAGTTCGATCCTGGGCCTCGACGGGGTTCGCTGCGATGCAGCGGCGCCTGGTGGGGTAGATTTGGCGAAGCAATCGGTGGTATTGGAGCTCGTTGACGAGTGCGGGGGCGAGCTACTGTTGCCGGACACCGCTGTGGTGTGGAGCATTGTCCCACTGGTGCTCGGAATCGCTTTCGTTTTGGTCATCAACGACCTGAGGAGAAAGCGGGCATCCATGTAGGGGACGATTCGGGCCTGCAGTTCCGCCGCCCCCCGGAGTTAAACCTCCGTGACGCCAAACGACCTCGCCAAGTGTTGGGACGGGTGGACGGCTACCGGCAGGTGTGGAACGTGGTGTACCATGGCGTCCGCAACGATCGGTCGGACAATTCAAGGGAATCGAAACCGCAGTGCTCCGCAATGAGACCGACGAATGCAAGAGGGGTTGCGAGTTCCTTAGCGGCATCTGGGAGTGAGCGTGGACCGTGAAATGCTTCTTCGCGCCAGCAGGCTGCGAGCCTGTATCGATTGCGCCGGCCGGAGACTTGGGAGCACGCCGTCCGAGCGGGCCCAGCAACTGCACGAGGCCGCGGCAGTCCTCGGAGCAGTCGTCCTGTGAGGCTCTTCGTTGGTCATCGGGCACTTGCGGCTCCTGAGGGAAGTCCACTCGGAGCTCAGCGATGTCATGAGAGGCCGCTGGCCCCCAGCACACTTCACGGGTCGCCACGCAGAGAAGTGGGAGCACGCGGTTGACGCGATTCTCGGCAAAGACGCGCCGTGATCAGGGCCGCGGGCGCGATGCTCCCAGCACCCGCCGGAACCGATCTCGCAGCAGCGGGTCGACCACGTAGAGGTACGTCCCTCGCATCCCGCGCGTCAGCAGCACTCGGTAGACGTTCGTGACGTACTGCAGCAGATCATCGTCAGTCGTGTCGCGGCCGCGCATCCGATTGTTCTGCTTGCCCTTCTTGTCGAAGTAGTTGGCCTTGTCGGCAGCGAGGAGTTCGGTCTCGGGGTCGATCCGCAGGTCCCCGCCGATCAGTACTCCGGCATAGTTGAGGTCGTAGCCCTGGACGGTGTGGATAGAGCCGACCTCTTCGAGCGCGGTCTTCGAGGCGATCCAGTCCACGTCGGAGACGTTCCAGTTCAGTCGGACGCCGTCGAGCTCGATGTCGTACTCGCCATTCTTCCTCCTGCTGCGCCACTCCCAGGCGTAGCCGGCAACAAGCCGTGCCAGGCCGAACTCGGCGTCGCGCTCGCGGATGCGCTGATGCATGGCGCCGAGGTCGTCGAACAGCTCCACCTCGTAGTCCTGAAGGTCGGGCACGTCGGGTGGCGGGTCGTCGGAGATCATTGTGCGAGCGAAATCGAGATACTCCTTGCCGCCCTTCACCCGCATCTGAGTCTCCAACGGATACCAGCGCTCCAACTGCCTCGTCTCGTCGATGACCCGGTCGAACACCTCGGGTTCGATGTCCGCCGGCCGAACGCTCTGCGCGGTGTCGAGCAGGAGAATCGTGTGCCGGGAGCGTGCCCGGAGCCAGTCGAGCTGGTTCAGCGAATAGTCGTCGGTACCGAACAGACGTCGGGTGATCTCCCCGAATCTCTTGGTGAGGGTGCCGTGAGCCTGTGAGGCACGCTGCGTGAGGCGATGCGCCTCATCGACGATCAGCACGTCGAAGTCCTCCTCGGCGTCGGCCACGTCGTACGGGGTCAGCACTGCGGCGTCGCGGAGAGCAGGCACCTTACGGAACACCTTGGCGATCGACAGCCGTAGGGACTTCTGTGGGACCACGAGACCGATCCGCAGGCCCTCGAAGAGCTCCCGGTTCCCCTCGACGAAGAGATCGGAGAACATCGAGTCACCCTCCACCTCGTCCGTGGGATCGAACTCGGCGATGTCCCGCATCAGCTTCATCAGATAGATGCCCACGATGGTCTTGCCGGTCCCCGGATCGCCCTGGATGACCGCGAGCGAGTTTTCGCTGCGGGGGAGGTCCTCGACGAGTCCCTCCATGATGTCCAGCACTGCGATTCCCTGCTCGGTGTTCAACGCCTTGTAGGGCGAGAGCTTGAACAGGTCAGAATTCTCGATCTGAGGGATCGTGCGCTCGAAGTAGCCCCGAGACCGGAGCTCCTCGAAGATCTCCTTGAAGGTGTCGTTGTACTCGCTGCGCTGGTAGTAGTCCTGGTTGGTGATCCCCTCGTTGCGATTGAGGAGGTCGAACTTCCCGTCACCGTCGAGCAGCCGGATGAGCAGGGACTCGAGGTCGAGGCACGCGGAGCCGTTGAACCGGTCGTCGATGACGATCCGCACTTCGCGCAGATGCTGCTTCTGCTGCGACTTCAGGTGCTGGCGCATCCGGCGATCCGCGCTGCCGGTCTCGCCCACGTAGATGTCGTGACCGTCCTCGATCAGGTACACGACCGGCCAGTTGGAGAAGCGGGGGAGTCTGGTCCTGGTCTCCTCGACAGACTCCGGGGCGAAGCGCAGCTCCTCGATCTCAAAGTCGGTCATATTTTGTGCTCCGTCCCTTGGCCTTGTCCACCGGGTACTTCCGTGCTGTGCGCTCGAGCTTCGAGCGGACGATCTGCTCGGGGTCCAGGTCGAGACGGTCCGCGAGGAGCAAGGCGTAGGTGAGGACGTCGGCGAGCTCATCGGCCACACGTTCGCGATCGCCGTCGGCTCCCCACTGGAAGCACTCGAGCAGCTCACCCGCCTCGATCGCAACGGACTTGGAGAGGTTCTCCGGAGTGTGGAACTGTTCCCAGTCTCGCTCGGCCATGAAGGCTTGCAGCGTCTCGAGAACAGATTCGCTGGTCATGATGTCACCGTAGCAACGAGTTCAGTCGAGCGCGAAGGGGAACCACCTGCAGCACCGGCCCTGGATCGTGCTTAAGGGGCACCAGCCACCGGGGTCTACGTGGAGTCGAGCGTCGTCTTCGCGGAGTACGCCCGCACGTCGCCCTCACCCGCCGATCGAGGTGAGGACGATGATCACGGTGACGAAACTGCTGCCGCAGCTGGTGTGGTGGGACCTCACGTGCTCGTCGGCGCCGACGACGCGGGCACCCTCGAACCGTTGAGCGCTACTGAGCCCGAGCCGTTCCAGACCACAGAAGGCGTCTAGGTCAGGGGCTGACAACGTAGCGCTCATTGCGTAACCAGCCGACCTGCATTCTCATCCGCGTAGAGCCGGTTTAACCTGTGCAGAGCCCAAGTACGCTGAGTCAGGGTGCCCTCCTTCGCCCAATAAAAGGGCACCCCGCATGCCGCGACATGAGGCTTCAGCGCTCCTTGCTGGCGAGACGGTCGTGGAAGGTCGGGTCCTTGGGCGCTGTCGGGTCGTAACCCTTGGCCCACGGGACGAGTGCAGAGATCATCTGTCCCGCGATGGGGAACAGGAAGGTCTCGAACTCGTCGCGGGGGATGTCCCCAAGGTGGAGATCGGTGTGCGCCGCCTCCCCGGTGCCGATCACCACGACGTCTTCAGTCCACTCCCGCAGCACAGCGGCCATCGTCTGCATTCGCGGTTCGGTGCCGTCATCCAGCAGGATCACGAAAGAGTCCTCGGTGATGGCGTTGTAGATGCCGTGGATGAACTCGTTGAATTCATAGGCGGAGACTGGCACCCGCAGTGTTTCCAGAGTCTTCAGAGCCACTTCGAGGGTGTCGCCGTACAAGGAGGCCGGGCCGACAAACCGCAGATCCTTGGTCGTGGCAAGTCGCGCCGAGTTCTTGCGCACCCACGCCTCGGCCGCTTCGGTGACGCCGTCGAACCGGTCGATGGTCTCCTGCAGTCGCTTCGCGGCATCCGCGAGCGCCGCCTCATCGAGCGCGCCCCGGGCGCGTCCGATGGCCTGAGCCAGTAGCAGCAAGTTCAGCTTGGTTCCGTAGTAGCCCTTTGTCTTCGCGCCGGCCTCCTCCTCGCCGACCGCGACAGTGAGAACGTGGTCGGCGAGCGTGTCGATCACGGCGTTCTGGGTGCCGCACATCGTTGCGAGAGTGCAACCGGCATTCTGAGCGATCTTCAGAGCCTTGAGTGTGGACAGACTGCCGCCGCCCTGCGAGACACCGACGAAAAGAGTTCGCGAGCCATCGCCAAGCATCTCTCTCGTCACGGCGAACGGATAGACGGCGTGCACATCTAGGCCACTCGCCCTACGCATCGCGTTCTCCATCTGGGCGGCGCTGTGATAGCTGGTACCGGAACCGGCCACGATGATGCGGTCAAAATGTTCGCCCTTCACCGGAGCGAAGAGCGATTCTGCGCCCCTACGAATGTCTTGCAGGCGAGCGGGCGTCTCGCGAATGTATTCCTCGATGCGATTGTTCACGATAATGTTCCTTTCAGAGAATGTGGAGAGCGTGAAGGAGGATGCCGGAGGCCAGGGTGGCCAGAGTGATCCGCGTAACGGACACTTTTCTCCGGATCAGCAAGAAAATGATCATCACGGCGGCCAGCGGAAGCATCGATGGCAGTATCTGGTCGAGAATCTCTTGGATCTCGACCGAAGATTCCTCGAGCGAGAAGGTGACCGTTGTTGTGATCGACAGGAGCGTGGCGACCATTCCTCCCACCACCATCATTCCGATAATGTTTGCAATGGACATGACGCGCTCCATGGCTCCGGAGGCCGACATCTTCTCGAGAGCTTCGTTGCCGAACCGATATCCGAGTCGCAGACCGTAGTACCGGGTGAGCAGGTGCGGGACGTTATAAAGCACCATGAAGAGGATTGGTCCGAGAACATTCCCTTGGCTGGCCAGGGAGATGCCGATCCCCGCGGCGATCACCCGCAGGGTGCCCCAGAACAAGGAGTCCCCGATCCCGGCGACCGGCGCCATGAGTGCGGCCTTGACGGCGTTGATCGAGGAGGTGTCGAAGTTCTTGGGGTCCTTTGCGTTCTGCTCCTCCATGGCGGCGCTTATACCCATGATCGCGGGCGATACCGCCGGGGTGGTGTTGAAGAATGTCAGGTGGCGTTGCAGCCCTTGAGCGCGCGCCTGCTCGGTCTGATAGAGCTTCCGCAGTACCGGGATCATGGCGTATGCGTATCCGAGGTTCTGCATCCGCTCATAATTGAACGCGCCCTGCAGTGCGAACGACCGCCAGAAGACCGAACGCAGAGTCTTCTTGTCGATGGCTTGGTCATTCATAGGTGATCTCTCCTTCCACGAGGTTGTCCTGGGTCTCGTCGTCCTGTGTGCCGTTGACCTCTCTCCGCACATAGAGCTCGATGATGATCGCGAGGCAAGCTCCTACCAATGCGACACCGGTGATGTCTACCTCGAGATAAGCCGCGATGAGGAATCCGAGGCCGAAGAAGACAGCCGTGCGGCGTGACCAGAGAATGTCAAGCAGTAGCGCGAATCCCACGGCCGGCAATAGATTGCCGGCGACAGTCAGCCCGTCGATGATCCAACTAGGCGTGGCATCCATGAAGGCGTCGATCCGCCGTGCCCCGAGCAGGGTGGCGAGGAATGCAGGTATCGCCGTACTGAAGAAGAACAGGACCGGCGGTATCCACATCATGAGCGTGACTCCACGGAAGTCTCCCCGCGAGGCAAAATGGTCCGCGCGACCGGCGAAGTAAAGGTTGATGATCCGCACGAGCACGCCGAGGGACTGTGCAAGCACGGCGACCGGCACGGCGATGGCAAGCGCCACTCCCACGCCCTCGCCCGAAAGGATGGCCAAGGTGGTGCCGATGACCCCACCGGTGACCCAATCCGGAGGCGTGGAGCCGCCTATCCCGGCCAGGCCCATCCACACCAGTTCGAGTTGGGCGCCGATGATGATCCCCTGGGTTGGCTCTCCGAGCGTGAGGCCGACCAGGACGCTCAGTACGAGGGGGCGACCGAACAGGGTGACGCCGAAGATTCGCTCGTCGAGGATTCCGATGCCTGCGATGAGGCCGATGATCAGCGCAGTCACCATGTCACTGGCTCCGCCGATGTTCGAGCTGTTCGAAGGTCCTGGCGGTGTCACGCGGAAGCATCCGTAGATCGATGGCGACGCCAGACGCGTGGAGCTTCGAGAGGGTTTGATACTCCTGCTCGGTGACTGTGGTGTGGTCGGTGAGCTTGATGCGCCCCTCCTCGGCCCGTTGCCCGCCAACGTTCAGCTCGGTGATCGCGCCGTCGCTGGCCTCGATGAGGGTAGTTGCGTCGCGGATGGACTTGAGGATCACCAGCACGCGTGCCTTCTTCGCCTGGGCAAACTTTTGCACGATTTCTCCGGATTCGGCGACGGAGCGAATATAGAGGGCAATCCCCGAGGGAGTGCCCATTTTTAGCGCTGTTGCCTGGGTGCGATCAGCCTGAGCGGCATCGTTGACGACAAGGATCGTGTTGGCGCCGACCGCGGCGGTCCATCCAACTGCGACCTGCCCGTGAATCAGACGGTCGTCGACTCTGACGAGGTCAATCATCGTTGTTCTCCGTTTCTTGAAGGTGTTGGGGATCTCAGGATTACGGGGTGTCTTGCAGGCGTGCATTGACGTGCACGACGGCCGCCGCTCCGGCGGTTGCGAGTTGGGATCCGTCGGCCGCCAGATCGGTGGCGGCCTCGAGCAGCATGGGAAGATTCACGCCAGTCAGGAGGGTGAAATCCCCGTGTTCAATGAGGTGCCGACTGCAGATGTTGAAGGGGCTGCCGCCCTGAATGTCCACGAGAACGTTCAGATGTTCTTGATGGGATCGGCCGCGGGTGACGAGATCGGTGAGTGCTCGGTCGGCTTCGTCATGGGCGAGGCCGGCAGTCATCTCGAAGCACTCGATTCTTTCGATATTGCCGATGATAAGTTCGGCGGTCGCTTTCAAAGAAGCGGCGAGCGAGCCGTGGGTGGCGAGAATGATATTTGGCATGATGGATCCTGGTAAGTTCCGGAAAATGGCAACGGGTATCCCGGAACTCGCGGCACCGAGTTTTTGGGTGCGACGAATCCTCGCTCCTTGAGGAGCGGTCAGGGGCCCGAGTTACTGGGAGTTCTGGGCTTCGCGGTTCACGATGCGTACCGTGCGGACGTCGCCTCGTGCGTACTCGTTGGACCACCACAGTGGCCTGCCGCGCTGGTCGTACGCCGGCCCAACAGTCCGCAGCCACGGCTGGGTGGGCTCGGTCCCGAAACGCTCCTGGATATGACGAGGCAGCTCGACGGCGGAGACGTCGACGACGGAGGTGCGCATCGACCGGCCGAGGCCGTCCGCGATCTCCCTCATCGGGGTGTGCCAGTCGATCTTTTCCCAGTCGGGAACGGACGCCTGATCGAAGATGTTCAAGGCGTAAGTAAGGAGGTCGTCCCCGTCGGTGTACGCCTTGGAAACCTCGAGCACCAAACCGTCGTGTCGGAAGAACGCCGTCTCGTCCGAAGTGGCCTGGCGCTCGATGACGTCGACCACGTGGACGCTGGGCGTATACCCGCGAGCGGTGAGGAAGCCGCGCATGCTGCGGATCAGGTTCGCTGATCCCTTCATGATCGTCGTGGCGCCGGGAACGATGTATCGCCCGGAGCCACGCCTCACCTCGACGATGCCCTCTTGCTGGAGCATCGAATAGGCCTCACGCACTGTCGTGCGCGAGACGTTGTAGGTGCGGCAACTCTCCGGTTCGGACGGTAGGCGCGAGCCTTCGGCGAGATCGCCGTCGAGGATCTGATGACGCAGGTCTTCGTAGACCTGTTGGGTCATCGAGCTCGTGTGAATCGCTCCGGCTCTGCTCTCCATGAGGCACCCTCCTTCCGCTGTGACGGAGTGTATCGCCGCTCCCGTGGCGTCAGGCATCATGTTGTCTGACAGGTTTAGATTAGACGAGGCGCTGCCCGCCCGCAAGAGGGAGTGGGCTTTTGGGCGCAGCCGTCGGCGAGGCCGCTATCGACGAGTGGCCCGTACGCGTGGATGGAGGCCCGCGCTGGGCCTAGCTCGCTGGATGCGGGATGTGTACGCCGGAGACTGCTACCTCGAACGTCTCGGTGGCCGCGTCGTAGACACCGCTGTGCGCCTTGAGTCAGGGGAGGGCCGTGCGGTCGGATCCTGTCGTGTCACTGCAGTCGGCAAGTACGTCTGTCGGGACAACCGGGACGGCGAGCCACGCAGAATCTCCTCGCGTGCCTCGCTTCGCGCCCGCGGGCGCCTGCGAAGGTCAATCGGCGCCCGAGAACCCGTTCCTCGCGCCGGCCCGAGCTCAGTCGGCAGGCTCATGGTCTCCCGGCCCGCCGTTCAGCTCCGCGAGTGAGAACTCCACGGCGTCGAGCGTCCCTGAGAAGGGGAATTCACCGTCGTACGCATCGGAGACCGGAGAGAGCGCGTCGCGGCCGATGTCGAGGCCGGCCCAGGACATGAAGTACCTGCTCGTGCGCGGAATCTCGACGCTGCCTACTGGCTCCCCGTCCACGAGCAGACGGCCGATTCCCGCGTACGGCCCGGTACGCGTGAAGGCATAGCCCAACTGGCGGTCCGGCGGGCCTGCAGGAATCGCGGCGCTCACACGGAAGATCCCGCCATAGAAGTTGTAGTCGTGGTGGAGGAGTCCGTCCTTCACGTACAGGCTGTAGCCGCCGCCCACCCCTCCGCAGGCGGCGAGCACGCCCTCATCGCCGGGTGTGCACGTCACGCGGGCGGTGATCTCGTAGGAGCGGTCGTGGAGAAAAGGGGTGGCCCCGCTGGGGACGTGACTCGTGCCGGCCCGGTACACGAAGTGGTCGCGCAGCCGGGGTGCGTCGGATCGGGCGATCGATTCAGCGCGCCGCGCGGCGAATCCTCGATCATCCAGCGGCAGCACGTCGTAGGTCTCCGCCTCCGTCCACCAGTGCTGGATCATCTCGTGAAGCGTCTCGGGATGCTCGGCGCTCATGTCATGGCATTCGGAGAAGTCCTGGTCCAGGTGGTAGAGCTCCCATCGGTCGTCCTCGTAGTCGGTGCCGGGCTCGTGGTAGGCGACGGCCTTCCACCCGTCGGCCCAGAGGGCGCGGTGTCCGAACATCTCGAAGTACTGGCTCTGCTTCCGGCTCCGCCCGTCTGCGGCGAAGCTGTAGGCCATGCTGGTGCCGTGGATCGGCATCTGCGGGACTCCGCGGATCTGCTCGGGCGGGTCGACGTCGAGGATCTCCAGGATCGTCGGGAGGATGTCGGTGACGTGGTGGAACTGGTCGCGGACGTTACCGCGGTCGGAGATGCCGTCGGGCCAGGAGATGATCAGAGGGTCGCGCACACCGCCCGCATGAGTGTTCTGCTTGTAGCGCTTCAGCGGGGTGTTGGCAGCGCTCGCCCATCCGAGCGGATAGTTGTTCTGGACCCGCCAGGTCCCGATGTCCTCGAGATGGCGGAGGTTGAGCTCCAGCGGGTCCTCCTCCTTGTTCTCGTAGAACGCCATGTTCACCGAGCCGTTGACCTGCCCTTCCTGGCTGGCCCCGTTGTCCGAGAGCAGCATGAACAGCGTGTTGTCCAGCTCCCCGAGATGCTCCAGGTGCTCGATCAGGCGACCGAGCTCGTGGTCGGTGTGCTCCAGGAACGCGGCGTACGCCTCCTGGAAGCGCGCATGCAGTCGTCGCTCCTGTGTGGAGAGCTCCTGCCAAGGAACCACGCCGGGATTCAATGGGGGTAGCTCGGTATCAGCAGGGACGATCCTCAGCTCCTTCTGTCGTGCCAGCCGTCGTTCGCGAATGACGTCCCAGCCCACGTCGTACCTCCCGCGCTGCCGCAGCAGGTACTCATCGGGTGCCTGGTGGGGGGAGTGGGTGGCCCCGGGAGCCAGATACAGGAGGAACGGCCGGTCCGGTGCGCACGACGTCTGGTCGTCGACGAATGAGATGGCGTGATCGATCAGATCCTCGGTGAGGTGGTAGCCCTCCTTGCGTCCGCGCGGGGGATCCACCCGGTGATTGTCCGAGGTGAGCTCGGGATGGAACTGATCCGTCGCCGCATCGAGGAATCCGTAGAAACGCTCGAACCCGCGGCCGAGCGGCCACTGATCGAACGGTCCCGCCATGGAGGTCTGGTCGGCCGGTGCGAGATGCCATTTCCCGACGGCGAGGGTGTTGTACCCCTCGTGGCGGAGGATCTCCGCCACGGTCCCCGCTTCATCGCTGACGGCACCGCGCTTGCTGGGGTAGCCGCTGTCGGCGTTGGCGATGATCGACATCCCCACCGAATGGTGGTTCCTGCCGGTCAGGAGGGACGCCCGGGTGGGCGAGCACAGCGCGGTCGTGTGGAAGTTGCGGTAGCGCAGGCCTCGCGAGGCCAGCGCGTCCATCGTCGGCGTGCTGATCTCGCTGCCGTAGCACCCCAGGCTCGCGAACCCGACGTCGTCGAGCAGGACGAGCACGACGTTCGGGCTCCCTGGGCGCGGTCCACGGGGCATCGACCATGACGGGGTCGAGTCCTGGTAGGTCGTCCCGATAGTTCCCGGGAAAGCTGTGGAATCGGTGGTGCTCACGGTTTTTCTCCTATGCGGTCGTGGTCGCGGCGGGAGCCTGGTCGGCGGCATCGAGCTCGCGTCGATAGGTTTCGGGCAGGCAATGCGCGCAGACGAATGTGATCGCGGCCAGCACCACCACGAAGGCGCACACCAGCCAGGGTCGGTGGCCGCCCAGCAGCAGTAGCGCGGTAGCAATGGAGGGAACGACGCCCGCGGCGACGGACGAGAGCTGGAACACGATCGACGTGCCACTGAAGCGGACCCGGGCATCGAACAGCTCGGGGAGCAAAGCTCCGACGGGGGCGAAGATCATCCCGGTCCCGATCGGGAAGCCGAGCATGAACGCCAGCCAGAGCAGGAGCGGGTTCCCCGTGTCGATCAACAGGAAGCTGGGGACGACGCAGACAGCGATCACGACCGCTCCGATCATGATCACGGGGCGCCGGCCCACTCGGTCGGACAGCCGACCGGCCCAGAGGACGACGAGGATCTGCATCATCAACGCCAAGGCGACGCCGATCGTCGTCATCGACGTGGAGATGCCCACCTCGGACGTGGCGTAACTGATTCCGAAGACGAGGAAGACCGCCCAGGTCCCGGCGTCCGCGACCCGCGCGCCCCAGGCCTTCAAGATGGTGAGCGGATAGCGGCGGAAGAGGACGCCGGCGGGCACCCGGTGGCGCTGCCCTTGGTCCTTCATGCGCGCAAAGGACGGCGTCTCGGCGATGCGGAACCGCACGTACAGGCCCGCGATCAGGATGATGACGCCCACCAGGTACGGGATTCGCCAGCCGCCACCGAGGAATGCGCTCTCGGGCATGGAGGCGATCACCGTGAACACGACGATGATCGACAGCAGCTGCCCGACTGGGTTCCCGAGGCCGGCGAACGAGCCCAAGAAGCCTCGTCGGCCGTTCGGCGCATGCTCGACGAC from Brachybacterium sacelli includes the following:
- a CDS encoding DUF2075 domain-containing protein — protein: MTDFEIEELRFAPESVEETRTRLPRFSNWPVVYLIEDGHDIYVGETGSADRRMRQHLKSQQKQHLREVRIVIDDRFNGSACLDLESLLIRLLDGDGKFDLLNRNEGITNQDYYQRSEYNDTFKEIFEELRSRGYFERTIPQIENSDLFKLSPYKALNTEQGIAVLDIMEGLVEDLPRSENSLAVIQGDPGTGKTIVGIYLMKLMRDIAEFDPTDEVEGDSMFSDLFVEGNRELFEGLRIGLVVPQKSLRLSIAKVFRKVPALRDAAVLTPYDVADAEEDFDVLIVDEAHRLTQRASQAHGTLTKRFGEITRRLFGTDDYSLNQLDWLRARSRHTILLLDTAQSVRPADIEPEVFDRVIDETRQLERWYPLETQMRVKGGKEYLDFARTMISDDPPPDVPDLQDYEVELFDDLGAMHQRIRERDAEFGLARLVAGYAWEWRSRRKNGEYDIELDGVRLNWNVSDVDWIASKTALEEVGSIHTVQGYDLNYAGVLIGGDLRIDPETELLAADKANYFDKKGKQNNRMRGRDTTDDDLLQYVTNVYRVLLTRGMRGTYLYVVDPLLRDRFRRVLGASRPRP
- a CDS encoding nucleotide pyrophosphohydrolase, whose protein sequence is MTSESVLETLQAFMAERDWEQFHTPENLSKSVAIEAGELLECFQWGADGDRERVADELADVLTYALLLADRLDLDPEQIVRSKLERTARKYPVDKAKGRSTKYDRL
- a CDS encoding SIS domain-containing protein, which encodes MNNRIEEYIRETPARLQDIRRGAESLFAPVKGEHFDRIIVAGSGTSYHSAAQMENAMRRASGLDVHAVYPFAVTREMLGDGSRTLFVGVSQGGGSLSTLKALKIAQNAGCTLATMCGTQNAVIDTLADHVLTVAVGEEEAGAKTKGYYGTKLNLLLLAQAIGRARGALDEAALADAAKRLQETIDRFDGVTEAAEAWVRKNSARLATTKDLRFVGPASLYGDTLEVALKTLETLRVPVSAYEFNEFIHGIYNAITEDSFVILLDDGTEPRMQTMAAVLREWTEDVVVIGTGEAAHTDLHLGDIPRDEFETFLFPIAGQMISALVPWAKGYDPTAPKDPTFHDRLASKER
- a CDS encoding PTS system mannose/fructose/sorbose family transporter subunit IID, whose amino-acid sequence is MNDQAIDKKTLRSVFWRSFALQGAFNYERMQNLGYAYAMIPVLRKLYQTEQARAQGLQRHLTFFNTTPAVSPAIMGISAAMEEQNAKDPKNFDTSSINAVKAALMAPVAGIGDSLFWGTLRVIAAGIGISLASQGNVLGPILFMVLYNVPHLLTRYYGLRLGYRFGNEALEKMSASGAMERVMSIANIIGMMVVGGMVATLLSITTTVTFSLEESSVEIQEILDQILPSMLPLAAVMIIFLLIRRKVSVTRITLATLASGILLHALHIL
- a CDS encoding PTS mannose/fructose/sorbose/N-acetylgalactosamine transporter subunit IIC gives rise to the protein MVTALIIGLIAGIGILDERIFGVTLFGRPLVLSVLVGLTLGEPTQGIIIGAQLELVWMGLAGIGGSTPPDWVTGGVIGTTLAILSGEGVGVALAIAVPVAVLAQSLGVLVRIINLYFAGRADHFASRGDFRGVTLMMWIPPVLFFFSTAIPAFLATLLGARRIDAFMDATPSWIIDGLTVAGNLLPAVGFALLLDILWSRRTAVFFGLGFLIAAYLEVDITGVALVGACLAIIIELYVRREVNGTQDDETQDNLVEGEITYE
- a CDS encoding PTS sugar transporter subunit IIB; this encodes MIDLVRVDDRLIHGQVAVGWTAAVGANTILVVNDAAQADRTQATALKMGTPSGIALYIRSVAESGEIVQKFAQAKKARVLVILKSIRDATTLIEASDGAITELNVGGQRAEEGRIKLTDHTTVTEQEYQTLSKLHASGVAIDLRMLPRDTARTFEQLEHRRSQ
- a CDS encoding PTS sugar transporter subunit IIA, producing the protein MPNIILATHGSLAASLKATAELIIGNIERIECFEMTAGLAHDEADRALTDLVTRGRSHQEHLNVLVDIQGGSPFNICSRHLIEHGDFTLLTGVNLPMLLEAATDLAADGSQLATAGAAAVVHVNARLQDTP
- a CDS encoding GntR family transcriptional regulator; this encodes MESRAGAIHTSSMTQQVYEDLRHQILDGDLAEGSRLPSEPESCRTYNVSRTTVREAYSMLQQEGIVEVRRGSGRYIVPGATTIMKGSANLIRSMRGFLTARGYTPSVHVVDVIERQATSDETAFFRHDGLVLEVSKAYTDGDDLLTYALNIFDQASVPDWEKIDWHTPMREIADGLGRSMRTSVVDVSAVELPRHIQERFGTEPTQPWLRTVGPAYDQRGRPLWWSNEYARGDVRTVRIVNREAQNSQ
- a CDS encoding arylsulfatase, which produces MSTTDSTAFPGTIGTTYQDSTPSWSMPRGPRPGSPNVVLVLLDDVGFASLGCYGSEISTPTMDALASRGLRYRNFHTTALCSPTRASLLTGRNHHSVGMSIIANADSGYPSKRGAVSDEAGTVAEILRHEGYNTLAVGKWHLAPADQTSMAGPFDQWPLGRGFERFYGFLDAATDQFHPELTSDNHRVDPPRGRKEGYHLTEDLIDHAISFVDDQTSCAPDRPFLLYLAPGATHSPHQAPDEYLLRQRGRYDVGWDVIRERRLARQKELRIVPADTELPPLNPGVVPWQELSTQERRLHARFQEAYAAFLEHTDHELGRLIEHLEHLGELDNTLFMLLSDNGASQEGQVNGSVNMAFYENKEEDPLELNLRHLEDIGTWRVQNNYPLGWASAANTPLKRYKQNTHAGGVRDPLIISWPDGISDRGNVRDQFHHVTDILPTILEILDVDPPEQIRGVPQMPIHGTSMAYSFAADGRSRKQSQYFEMFGHRALWADGWKAVAYHEPGTDYEDDRWELYHLDQDFSECHDMSAEHPETLHEMIQHWWTEAETYDVLPLDDRGFAARRAESIARSDAPRLRDHFVYRAGTSHVPSGATPFLHDRSYEITARVTCTPGDEGVLAACGGVGGGYSLYVKDGLLHHDYNFYGGIFRVSAAIPAGPPDRQLGYAFTRTGPYAGIGRLLVDGEPVGSVEIPRTSRYFMSWAGLDIGRDALSPVSDAYDGEFPFSGTLDAVEFSLAELNGGPGDHEPAD
- a CDS encoding MFS transporter, whose amino-acid sequence is MRRTALASLAGATLEWYDFQLYGWLSALAFNQLFFPSEDPIIGTLLAFMGFGVGFVIRPVGALVFGHLGDRIGRRSTLLITLLMTGLPTVLIGLLPTYAVIGVWAPILLVALRLVQGFGLGGEFGGAALLVVEHAPNGRRGFLGSFAGLGNPVGQLLSIIVVFTVIASMPESAFLGGGWRIPYLVGVIILIAGLYVRFRIAETPSFARMKDQGQRHRVPAGVLFRRYPLTILKAWGARVADAGTWAVFLVFGISYATSEVGISTSMTTIGVALALMMQILVVLWAGRLSDRVGRRPVIMIGAVVIAVCVVPSFLLIDTGNPLLLWLAFMLGFPIGTGMIFAPVGALLPELFDARVRFSGTSIVFQLSSVAAGVVPSIATALLLLGGHRPWLVCAFVVVLAAITFVCAHCLPETYRRELDAADQAPAATTTA